A single genomic interval of Nitrospirota bacterium harbors:
- the tuf gene encoding elongation factor Tu (EF-Tu; promotes GTP-dependent binding of aminoacyl-tRNA to the A-site of ribosomes during protein biosynthesis; when the tRNA anticodon matches the mRNA codon, GTP hydrolysis results; the inactive EF-Tu-GDP leaves the ribosome and release of GDP is promoted by elongation factor Ts; many prokaryotes have two copies of the gene encoding EF-Tu), protein PGDNVNLTVELISPIAMEKELRFAIREGGRTVGAGVVTEVLE, encoded by the coding sequence CCTGGAGACAATGTAAACCTGACAGTTGAGCTTATATCTCCTATAGCTATGGAGAAGGAGTTAAGGTTTGCAATCAGGGAAGGTGGAAGGACTGTAGGTGCAGGTGTAGTTACTGAGGTTCTGGAGTAA